One part of the Nymphaea colorata isolate Beijing-Zhang1983 chromosome 8, ASM883128v2, whole genome shotgun sequence genome encodes these proteins:
- the LOC116259225 gene encoding pentatricopeptide repeat-containing protein At5g15980, mitochondrial isoform X1, which translates to MMQRVGRRLIASRLGIRFCQCRELSFLQYQVRKTEPQKSRSFLLSPSRSLLQSLDFGTKLRTQISNFASQPESEATKGSDHIGALIEALSGKEWCKETVDHLESLDLSWTNPMALWVLRRLDEDPTLALSFFNWVSTKIAGGLDSEAYSMMLEMLVLKGHMEEFWDLAERLKVAGLRMYKGTRRKIRKKFSDENMVDSSRRLDDFFGINVEKDLMIFDEEELEASDEIVRLVGRKEEWDEEIEDKLSSVSPNISNGLVVNILKMLKRDPVKALMFFRGLGERLNYKHDAVTYNAMISVLGRRGSIDDFWAIVEEMRDSRCEMEITTYQNLSQRFQRRKMLKEAVDLYEFMVASPYTPPAQDGIFLLRRIVICDVPDWDLFARVIKIMNSSGQSVSKNAFVGILKSLTSAGKLDETKQVMKSMEEGGFVLESSLCGRAVSALCDAGMLEEAWNLFDELVKLGCMPDLATMRSPIQKYCLSGKLDEALNILQNMMQRDGLIYPDALDILVNAFCREGRAVDVLPYVSEAVNKEKLRPAHDTFKVLIQSLACQGNFMEASKVLPLMKSQGFPPFLDPLVDFISKLGTADDALSMLKAMTVKNYPANSVFLRMFKAFNDAGRHQIAQDLLYKCPSSIRNHADVLDLFSSMKYELAAA; encoded by the coding sequence ATGATGCAACGAGTAGGCAGGAGACTTATTGCCAGTAGGCTCGGCATTCGTTTCTGCCAATGTCGAGAACTGAGTTTTCTCCAATACCAGGTGAGGAAAACAGAACCTCAGAAATctcgttcttttcttttatctccGTCGCGTTCTCTTCTCCAAAGCCTTGATTTTGGCACAAAATTGAGAACCCAAATCTCCAATTTCGCTTCCCAACCAGAATCTGAAGCCACCAAGGGCAGCGATCATATTGGCGCTCTAATTGAGGCGCTTTCTGGTAAAGAATGGTGCAAAGAAACAGTCGACCATTTGGAATCCCTTGATCTTTCTTGGACCAATCCGATGGCATTGTGGGTGTTGAGGAGGCTTGATGAGGACCCGACTTTGGCTTTGAGTTTCTTCAATTGGGTATCGACGAAAATCGCCGGGGGCTTGGATTCTGAGGCGTATAGTATGATGCTTGAGATGTTGGTGCTGAAGGGTCACATGGAAGAATTCTGGGATCTCGCCGAGCGGTTGAAGGTCGCGGGGCTCAGGATGTATAAGGGTACCAGGAGAAAGATTAGGAAGAAATTTTCTGATGAAAACATGGTGGACAGTTCACGGAGGTTGGATGACTTCTTCGGCATAAACGTTGAAAAGGATTTGATGATATTCGACGAAGAAGAATTGGAGGCGTCCGATGAGATAGTTAGGCTAGttggaaggaaggaagaatgGGATGAAGAAATAGAGGATAAGTTGAGTTCTGTATCTCCAAATATATCCAACGGATTGGTGGTTAATATATTGAAGATGCTTAAGAGGGACCCTGTGAAAGCTTTGATGTTTTTCCGAGGGCTTGGTGAGAGGCTAAATTACAAACACGATGCAGTTACATACAATGCAATGATCAGTGTATTGGGCCGAAGAGGTAGTATTGATGATTTTTGGGCTATTGTGGAGGAAATGAGAGATTCAAGGTGTGAAATGGAAATTACCACCTATCAAAACCTTTCACAGCGGTTCCAGAggagaaaaatgttgaaggaAGCTGTTGATCTATACGAATTCATGGTGGCCAGTCCATATACGCCTCCAGCACAAGATGGCATCTTTCTTTTGCGAAGAATTGTCATTTGTGATGTACCGGACTGGGATTTGTTCGCCAGAGTTATAAAGATCATGAATTCATCCGGGCAATCTGTGTCGAAGAACGCTTTTGTTGGCATTCTGAAATCTTTGACCAGTGCAGGAAAATTGGATGAAACAAAGCAAGTAATGAAGTCAATGGAAGAGGGTGGCTTTGTACTTGAGAGTAGTTTGTGTGGGAGAGCTGTTTCTGCGCTTTGTGACGCTGGTATGTTGGAGGAGGCATGGAATCTGTTTGATGAATTGGTTAAACTGGGTTGCATGCCTGACTTGGCAACAATGAGATCTCCTATTCAAAAGTATTGTCTTTCTGGCAAACTAGACGAAGCGTTAAACATTCTTCAGAATATGATGCAACGAGATGGACTTATATATCCAGATGCTTTAGATATACTGGTGAATGCATTTTGCAGGGAAGGTAGGGCTGTTGATGTGCTGCCATATGTTTCTGAAGCTGTGAACAAGGAAAAACTGAGACCAGCTCATGATACGTTCAAAGTCTTGATACAAAGCTTAGCTTGTCAAGGAAATTTCATGGAGGCATCAAAAGTTCTACCCCTGATGAAAAGCCAGGGTTTCCCACCTTTCCTGGACCCACTTGTTGACTTTATTTCTAAGTTGGGAACAGCAGATGATGCATTAAGCATGCTGAAAGCAATGACGGTGAAAAATTATCCTGCAAATTCAGTGTTCCTGCGCATGTTCAAGGCCTTTAATGATGCAGGCAGGCATCAGATTGCACAGGACTTGCTTTACAAATGTCCAAGCTCTATACGTAACCATGCAGATGTTTTGGATCTCTTTTCCTCTATGAAATATGAGCTCGCTGCTGCTTAG
- the LOC116259225 gene encoding pentatricopeptide repeat-containing protein At5g15980, mitochondrial isoform X2, with amino-acid sequence MSRTEFSPIPESEATKGSDHIGALIEALSGKEWCKETVDHLESLDLSWTNPMALWVLRRLDEDPTLALSFFNWVSTKIAGGLDSEAYSMMLEMLVLKGHMEEFWDLAERLKVAGLRMYKGTRRKIRKKFSDENMVDSSRRLDDFFGINVEKDLMIFDEEELEASDEIVRLVGRKEEWDEEIEDKLSSVSPNISNGLVVNILKMLKRDPVKALMFFRGLGERLNYKHDAVTYNAMISVLGRRGSIDDFWAIVEEMRDSRCEMEITTYQNLSQRFQRRKMLKEAVDLYEFMVASPYTPPAQDGIFLLRRIVICDVPDWDLFARVIKIMNSSGQSVSKNAFVGILKSLTSAGKLDETKQVMKSMEEGGFVLESSLCGRAVSALCDAGMLEEAWNLFDELVKLGCMPDLATMRSPIQKYCLSGKLDEALNILQNMMQRDGLIYPDALDILVNAFCREGRAVDVLPYVSEAVNKEKLRPAHDTFKVLIQSLACQGNFMEASKVLPLMKSQGFPPFLDPLVDFISKLGTADDALSMLKAMTVKNYPANSVFLRMFKAFNDAGRHQIAQDLLYKCPSSIRNHADVLDLFSSMKYELAAA; translated from the exons ATGTCGAGAACTGAGTTTTCTCCAATACCAG AATCTGAAGCCACCAAGGGCAGCGATCATATTGGCGCTCTAATTGAGGCGCTTTCTGGTAAAGAATGGTGCAAAGAAACAGTCGACCATTTGGAATCCCTTGATCTTTCTTGGACCAATCCGATGGCATTGTGGGTGTTGAGGAGGCTTGATGAGGACCCGACTTTGGCTTTGAGTTTCTTCAATTGGGTATCGACGAAAATCGCCGGGGGCTTGGATTCTGAGGCGTATAGTATGATGCTTGAGATGTTGGTGCTGAAGGGTCACATGGAAGAATTCTGGGATCTCGCCGAGCGGTTGAAGGTCGCGGGGCTCAGGATGTATAAGGGTACCAGGAGAAAGATTAGGAAGAAATTTTCTGATGAAAACATGGTGGACAGTTCACGGAGGTTGGATGACTTCTTCGGCATAAACGTTGAAAAGGATTTGATGATATTCGACGAAGAAGAATTGGAGGCGTCCGATGAGATAGTTAGGCTAGttggaaggaaggaagaatgGGATGAAGAAATAGAGGATAAGTTGAGTTCTGTATCTCCAAATATATCCAACGGATTGGTGGTTAATATATTGAAGATGCTTAAGAGGGACCCTGTGAAAGCTTTGATGTTTTTCCGAGGGCTTGGTGAGAGGCTAAATTACAAACACGATGCAGTTACATACAATGCAATGATCAGTGTATTGGGCCGAAGAGGTAGTATTGATGATTTTTGGGCTATTGTGGAGGAAATGAGAGATTCAAGGTGTGAAATGGAAATTACCACCTATCAAAACCTTTCACAGCGGTTCCAGAggagaaaaatgttgaaggaAGCTGTTGATCTATACGAATTCATGGTGGCCAGTCCATATACGCCTCCAGCACAAGATGGCATCTTTCTTTTGCGAAGAATTGTCATTTGTGATGTACCGGACTGGGATTTGTTCGCCAGAGTTATAAAGATCATGAATTCATCCGGGCAATCTGTGTCGAAGAACGCTTTTGTTGGCATTCTGAAATCTTTGACCAGTGCAGGAAAATTGGATGAAACAAAGCAAGTAATGAAGTCAATGGAAGAGGGTGGCTTTGTACTTGAGAGTAGTTTGTGTGGGAGAGCTGTTTCTGCGCTTTGTGACGCTGGTATGTTGGAGGAGGCATGGAATCTGTTTGATGAATTGGTTAAACTGGGTTGCATGCCTGACTTGGCAACAATGAGATCTCCTATTCAAAAGTATTGTCTTTCTGGCAAACTAGACGAAGCGTTAAACATTCTTCAGAATATGATGCAACGAGATGGACTTATATATCCAGATGCTTTAGATATACTGGTGAATGCATTTTGCAGGGAAGGTAGGGCTGTTGATGTGCTGCCATATGTTTCTGAAGCTGTGAACAAGGAAAAACTGAGACCAGCTCATGATACGTTCAAAGTCTTGATACAAAGCTTAGCTTGTCAAGGAAATTTCATGGAGGCATCAAAAGTTCTACCCCTGATGAAAAGCCAGGGTTTCCCACCTTTCCTGGACCCACTTGTTGACTTTATTTCTAAGTTGGGAACAGCAGATGATGCATTAAGCATGCTGAAAGCAATGACGGTGAAAAATTATCCTGCAAATTCAGTGTTCCTGCGCATGTTCAAGGCCTTTAATGATGCAGGCAGGCATCAGATTGCACAGGACTTGCTTTACAAATGTCCAAGCTCTATACGTAACCATGCAGATGTTTTGGATCTCTTTTCCTCTATGAAATATGAGCTCGCTGCTGCTTAG
- the LOC116259674 gene encoding probable E3 ubiquitin-protein ligase XERICO: MPSGGVLKLGESPVVVLRRTIGLLPCSLLLSHLSTSSSLTHEAAFWEEFRRLDSLNGGSCVGLSWEDSDGICKASTVMGISTLPAPSEGVLSLLLVNTALSIAVIKEILRSILHIIGIRLDSTSSESGDDAPPGPISIDQFPPFAEDVRYRIPAIPFKSIGCLQEDTECSVCLTGFEPESEVSRLSCGHFFHKPCFDKWLDYWHMTCPLCRYSLMPEEEEWL, translated from the exons ATGCCAAGCGGGGGAGTTCTGAAACTCGGTGAATCGCCGGTGGTTGTCCTCAGAAGAACGATCGGACTCCTCCCctgctctcttcttctctcaCATCTTTCCACTTCCTCTTCACTCACTCACGAAGCTGCATTTTGGGaag AGTTCAGACGGCTGGATTCACTCAACGGCGGATCGTGCGTTGGGCTAAGCTGGGAAGACAGTGACGGAATCTGCAAG GCGAGCACCGTGATGGGCATCTCGACCCTTCCTGCACCCTCGGAGGGAGTTCTCTCCCTGCTTCTGGTGAACACTGCTCTGTCCATCGCCGTCATCAAGGAGATCCTCCGCTCCATCCTCCACATTATCGGAATCAGGCTTGACTCGACCTCTTCGGAATCCGGCGATGACGCCCCTCCCGGGCCGATTTCCATCGATCAGTTCCCGCCCTTCGCCGAGGATGTCCGCTACCGTATCCCCGCGATCCCCTTCAAATCGATTGGGTGCTTGCAGGAGGACACGGAGTGCTCTGTGTGCCTGACCGGGTTCGAGCCCGAGTCGGAAGTGAGCCGGCTCTCCTGCGGCCATTTCTTCCACAAACCTTGCTTCGATAAGTGGCTGGACTACTGGCACATGACCTGCCCCCTCTGTAGGTATTCCTTGATGCCGGAGGAGGAAGAATGGTTGTGA
- the LOC116258602 gene encoding kinesin-like protein KIN-14C has protein sequence MNPQVMKAAILGLNTSVEDGEFGISRAGNPRSCSPRVVSPKVVSPRIGSPRLVANASFLEPAASRRYANAVMGTNARQRAEVVEWLNGMFHSLRIPADASEEDLRRRLVDGTVLCGLMKKLNPGTASEVDANEEPEFPRSAAAVSAKQRSENVKKFLLALDELGLPTFEPADLEQGPIPAVIECLLSLKDHYASDAKGRGQQQRKAGSELEGSLVENSALKDQSNGQTLIPNGEEKQKNYADSKFQNILKGPAISETVPSWPHAAQKSDVFQPNEGSPSEVKVPGMMNLNGLDNAPTQSLLGVVNAILGEKQNGEVPPRIEMLLRKVMQEIERRMSTQGEHIKKLKLALREVLAREERLVSRAGVLETLATGTSEEIKIVTDQLQKIKTEKDSMEEKRKLEEQDVVRLMKEKEEIENAISHLNQELETTRKAYEQRCLNLETQGKEAVHELEEKVKQLGCSLEESKRKSEELEALSELKSQNWKSKELGYKQFVDNQLQALGDLKLSSQAAKNEILDARRGWLEEINKIGVNLKGLAEAAKNYQLVLDENRKLYNEVQDLKGNIRVYCRVRPFLPGEARKQSIVEYVGEDGELLVSNPAKPGKDGQRMFKFNKVYGQTATQVDVFKDTQPLIRSILDGFNVCIFAYGQTGSGKTYTMTGPDPPTEETWGVNYRALNDLFLISQKRKTTYAYEVGVQMVEIYNEQIRDLLSNDGSQKKLGIASISQNNGLSVPDATMRPVESTADVIALMDMGQMNRAVSSTAMNERSSRSHSVLTVHVRGTNLETGATIRGSLHLVDLAGSERVERSEAVGDRLKEAQHINKSLSALGDVIYALASKSPHIPYRNSKLTQILQTSLGGQAKTLMFVQLNPDPVSYSESMSTLKFAERVSGVELGAAKSNKESKEVRDLMEQVAQLKELVSRKDAEIERLQLLKDQRPRPPEINTEKRSTISPKVTSPLSPNRSSLGVSANQSRRSSTGKVSRVPSSSALADATKGHRKAVSDLDNYSEYSNGDLEGSSLQHYDDIKHQKGHSREAKQGETDGSSSIVELTLFPEAAKSPNTTEKKPRVPVRATPRPSTKTVQPVSARPQSGTKDSSKPTTTLRKTTVSQSSASTVKSSKRWQGR, from the exons ATGAATCCGCAAGTAATGAAGGCTGCGATTCTTGGCCTTAATACTTCAGTGGAAGATGGAGAATTTGGTATCTCAAGAGCTGGTAATCCTAGATCTTGTAGCCCCAGAGTGGTCAGTCCAAAGGTTGTCAGTCCTAGAATTGGTAGCCCAAGATTGGTAGCTAACGCAAGCTTCCTTGAACCAGCTGCTTCAAGAAGATACGCCAATGCAG TGATGGGAACCAATGCTAGGCAGAGGGCAGAGGTAGTGGAATGGTTGAATGGAATGTTTCACTCGCTGAGAATTCCAGCAGATGCTTCTGAAGAAGATTTGAGAAGGCGCTTGGTCGATGGGACAGTCTTGTGTGGCCTTATGAAGAAGCTCAACCCTGGCACTGCATCGGAG GTGGATGCAAATGAGGAGCCGGAGTTCCCAAGGTCTGCTGCTGCTGTCTCTGCTAAGCAGCGTTCTGAAAATGTTAAGAAGTTCCTTTTGGCGTTGGACGAACTTGGACTACCAACGTTTGAACCAGCAGATTTAGAGCAG GGGCCGATACCAGCAGTCATAGAGTGCCTTCTGAGCCTTAAGGATCACTATGCCTCTGATG CAAAAGGCCGTGGCCAGCAGCAGAGGAAGGCAGGTTCAGAGCTAGAAGGTTCATTGGTAGAAAACTCTGCTCTTAAGGACCAATCTAATGGGCAGACTTTGATACCGAACGGagaggaaaagcaaaagaattaTGCCgattcaaaatttcagaatatcTTGAAAGGACCTGCCATTTCAG AAACAGTTCCTTCTTGGCCACATGCTGCACAAAAGTCGGACGTTTTTCAACCTAATGAAGGCAGCCCTTCTGAAGTTAAAGTTCCTGGGATGATGAACCTGAACGGTTTAGAC AATGCTCCAACTCAGTCCCTTTTAGGCGTTGTGAATGCAATTCTGGGGGAAAAGCAGAATGGGGAGGTTCCACCG CGAATAGAAATGTTGTTGAGGAAAGTAATGCAAGAAATTGAGCGGCGGATGTCAACTCAAGGGgaacatataaaaaaa CTAAAACTTGCCCTTAGAGAGGTTCTTGCACGTGAAGAAAGGTTGGTTTCCAGAGCTGGGGTGCTTGAGACTCTTGCTACTGGAACAAGTGAGGAAATTAAG ATTGTAACTGACCAGCTTCAGAAGATAAAG ACGGAAAAGGACAGTATGGAGGAGAAAAGGAAACTTGAGGAGCAGGACGTGGTTAGACtgatgaaggagaaggaagagatTGAAAATGCAATTTCACATTTGAACCAAGAACTTGAAACCACCAGAAAAGCATATGAACAGCGTTGCTTGAACTTAGAAACACAAGGCAAAGAGGCTGTACATGAACTGGAGGAGAAGGTGAAACAACTTGGGTGCTCCCTTGAGGAGTCCAAAAGGAAGTCAGAAGAGCTTGAGGCACTTTCAGAATTAAAATCTCAGAACTGGAAATCAAAAGAACTTGGGTACAAACAGTTCGTTGATAACCAGCTCCAGGCTCTTGGG GACTTAAAGTTGTCTTCTCAAGCTGCAAAGAATGAAATTCTTGATGCAAGGAGAGGGTGGTTGGAAGAAATCAATAAGATAG gTGTAAATCTCAAAGGTTTGGCAGAGGCAGCTAAGAATTATCAGTTGGTTCTTGACGAAAACAGGAAACTCTACAATGAAGTTCAAGATCTAAAAG GAAATATTAGAGTATACTGTAGAGTAAGGCCATTCCTTCCTGGCGAGGCTCGAAAGCAGAGCATAGTAGAATATGTTGGAGAAGATGGTGAATTACTTGTTTCAAATCCTGCCAAACCAGGAAAAGATGGTCAGCGCATGTTCAAGTTCAACAAGGTCTATGGCCAAACAGCTACTCAAG TGGATGTATTTAAGGACACTCAGCCACTAATCCGCTCCATTCTTGATGGATTCAACGTCTGCATCTTCGCTTACGGTCAAACTGGTTCAGGGAAAACGTATACCATG ACAGGACCAGATCCACCAACAGAAGAAACATGGGGAGTCAACTACCGAGCACTAAATGACCTGTTCCTCATTtctcaaaaaaggaaaactacttATGCATATGAAGTTGGAGTTCAGATGGTTGAAATATACAACGAACAAATACGTGATCTGCTTTCAAATGATGGTTCTCAGAAGAAA CTTGGGATTGCGAGCATATCACAAAATAATGGATTGAGTGTCCCAGATGCAACTATGCGCCCAGTGGAATCAACTGCTGATGTAATTGCTTTGATGGATATGGGCCAGATGAACAGGGCTGTAAGTTCGACAGCTATGAATGAGAGAAGCAGCCGCTCACACAG TGTCCTCACAGTTCATGTTCGAGGTACTAACTTAGAGACTGGTGCTACCATACGTGGATCACTTCATCTGGTAGATCTTGCTGGAAGTGAAAGGGTGGAACGTTCCGAGGCTGTAGGTGACAGGCTCAAGGAAGCACAGCATATCAACAAATCCCTGTCTGCTCTAGGGGATGTTATATATGCTCTGGCTTCAAAGAGCCCTCATATACCATATAGAAACAGCAAGCTTACTCAAATCCTGCAGACTTCATTag GTGGTCAAGCCAAGACCCTCATGTTTGTACAACTTAATCCTGATCCTGTGTCATATTCCGAGTCCATGAGTACATTGAAATTTGCAGAAAGGGTATCTGGGGTTGAATTAGGAGCTGCAAAGAGCAACAAAGAGAGTAAAGAAGTTCGAGATTTAATGGAACAG GTGGCACAACTGAAAGAGCTTGTTTCAAGGAAAGACGCAGAAATTGAACGGTTACAACTGCTCAAAGATCAAAGGCCACGGCCTCCTGAGATCAATACAGAGAAGAGGAGCACAATTTCTCCAAAGGTCACTTCACCTTTGTCTCCTAATAGGTCATCTCTTGGAGTCTCTGCTAATCAAAGTCGAAGATCTTCCACAGGAAAAGTAAGCAGAGTTCCATCGAGCTCCGCTCTGGCAGACGCAACTAAAGGGCACAGAAAAGCAGTTTCTGATTTGGACAATTATTCGGAGTACAGCAATGGGGACTTGGAGGGCAGTTCTCTGCAACACTATGATGATATTAAGCATCAGAAGGGTCATAGCAGAGAAGCAAAACAAGGCG AGACTGATGGCTCGTCTAGCATAGTGGAGCTGACACTTTTCCCAGAAGCTGCTAAAAGTCCAAATACCACAGAGAAGAA GCCAAGAGTCCCAGTGCGTGCAACTCCCCGTCCATCAACAAAAACAGTGCAGCCAGTATCTGCTCGGCCACAGTCTGGCACCAAGGATTCTTCAAAGCCAACAACGA ctttGAGGAAAACAACTGTTAGCCAGTCATCTGCATCAACCGTGAAGTCCAGTAAAAGATGGCAAGGAAGGTAG